One window of Fusobacterium polymorphum genomic DNA carries:
- a CDS encoding arsenate reductase family protein, which produces MKDIVFFCYPKCSTCQKAKKWLQENSVEFTERDIVKDNPTEAELKKFLKKSKKELKKFFNTSGILYREMELKDKLPTMTEEEMLKLLATDGKLVKRPMIVTKDVVLNGFKEEEWKELLKK; this is translated from the coding sequence ATGAAAGATATAGTATTTTTTTGTTATCCAAAGTGCTCAACTTGCCAAAAAGCAAAGAAATGGTTACAAGAAAATTCAGTAGAATTTACAGAAAGGGATATAGTAAAAGATAATCCTACTGAGGCAGAATTAAAGAAATTTTTAAAAAAAAGTAAAAAAGAATTAAAGAAATTTTTTAATACAAGTGGTATTTTATATAGAGAAATGGAATTAAAAGATAAATTACCAACTATGACAGAAGAGGAAATGTTAAAGTTATTAGCAACAGATGGAAAACTTGTAAAAAGACCAATGATAGTTACAAAAGATGTAGTTTTAAATGGTTTTAAAGAAGAAGAATGGAAGGAGTTGCTAAAAAAATAA
- a CDS encoding flavocytochrome c encodes MRKKFFGKLFGLTLLMFTLLFTGASAEVYEGTGLGYDKDGIVLDVEITNNKIVDVKVKRSKESDFATPAIQEIAKKVIATQSLDVDGISGASLTSEGTKEAIEEAVKKSGVTLKAVTVQNTKAIELPKETDVVVIGAGGAGLTSAIAAHEKGAKVILIEKTELLGGNTNYATAGLNAAGTKIQEKLGEKDSPELFYEDTMKGGKNKNNKELVRVLANNSSAIVDWLIARGADLSEITSTGGQSAKRTHRPTGGAAVGPNIVSALSKTAENEKIDIRKGTKAIALVKVKNRIVGVKVREIDGKEYTIKAKAVIVATGGFGANAKMVEKYNPKLKGFGSTNNPAIVGDGIIMVEKVGGALVDMNEIQTHPTVVHNKTNMITEAVRGEGAILVNRDGKRFIDELETRDVVSKAILEQKGKSAFLVFDEGIRTKLKAADGYVKKGFAVEGTLEEIAAKIGTDAKTLEATLNKYNEVVRNKVDSEFNKKTLPKELTGDKYYVIEVSPAVHHTMGGVRINTNAEVLGKNGRPIKGLYAAGEVTGGIHGANRIGGNAVADITIFGKIAGENAATFSKSVK; translated from the coding sequence ATGAGAAAAAAATTTTTTGGAAAATTATTTGGTCTGACGCTTTTAATGTTTACCCTTTTATTTACTGGAGCATCTGCTGAAGTATATGAAGGAACAGGATTAGGATATGATAAAGATGGAATAGTCCTAGATGTAGAAATAACAAATAATAAAATTGTTGATGTAAAAGTTAAAAGATCTAAAGAATCAGACTTTGCAACTCCTGCAATTCAAGAGATTGCAAAAAAAGTTATAGCAACACAAAGTTTAGATGTTGATGGAATTTCAGGAGCATCTTTAACAAGTGAAGGAACTAAGGAAGCTATTGAAGAAGCAGTTAAGAAAAGTGGAGTAACTTTAAAAGCAGTTACAGTACAAAATACAAAAGCTATTGAATTACCAAAAGAAACTGATGTAGTTGTAATTGGGGCTGGGGGAGCAGGTTTAACTTCTGCTATTGCTGCACATGAAAAAGGAGCTAAAGTTATTTTAATTGAAAAAACTGAGCTTTTAGGTGGAAATACAAACTATGCAACAGCAGGTCTTAATGCAGCAGGAACAAAAATACAAGAAAAATTAGGTGAAAAAGATAGTCCAGAACTTTTCTATGAAGATACAATGAAAGGTGGAAAAAATAAGAATAATAAAGAGTTAGTAAGAGTTTTAGCTAATAATTCAAGTGCAATAGTTGATTGGCTAATAGCAAGAGGAGCAGATTTATCAGAAATTACTTCAACAGGTGGACAAAGTGCAAAAAGAACTCACAGACCAACTGGAGGAGCTGCAGTAGGACCTAATATAGTATCTGCACTTTCTAAAACTGCTGAAAATGAAAAGATAGATATAAGAAAAGGAACTAAAGCAATAGCATTAGTGAAAGTTAAAAATAGAATAGTTGGAGTAAAAGTAAGAGAAATTGATGGAAAAGAATATACTATTAAAGCAAAAGCTGTAATTGTAGCAACAGGTGGATTTGGAGCTAATGCTAAAATGGTTGAAAAATATAATCCAAAATTAAAAGGTTTTGGTTCAACTAATAACCCAGCAATAGTTGGAGATGGAATCATTATGGTTGAAAAAGTTGGTGGAGCTTTAGTTGATATGAATGAAATTCAAACTCACCCAACTGTTGTACATAATAAGACTAATATGATAACAGAAGCGGTTAGAGGAGAAGGAGCTATTCTCGTAAATAGAGATGGAAAGAGATTTATAGATGAACTTGAAACAAGAGATGTTGTTTCTAAGGCTATATTAGAACAAAAAGGAAAATCTGCTTTCTTAGTATTTGATGAAGGAATTAGAACAAAATTAAAAGCAGCTGATGGTTATGTTAAAAAAGGTTTTGCAGTTGAAGGAACACTTGAAGAAATAGCTGCTAAAATTGGAACAGATGCAAAGACATTAGAAGCTACATTAAACAAATATAATGAAGTAGTTAGAAATAAAGTTGATAGTGAATTTAATAAGAAAACTTTACCTAAAGAATTAACTGGAGATAAATACTATGTAATAGAGGTTTCACCAGCAGTTCATCATACTATGGGTGGAGTTCGTATCAATACTAATGCTGAAGTACTTGGTAAAAATGGTAGACCAATAAAAGGACTTTATGCAGCAGGAGAAGTTACAGGTGGAATCCACGGAGCTAATAGAATAGGTGGAAATGCAGTTGCAGATATCACTATATTTGGAAAAATTGCAGGAGAAAATGCTGCCACTTTCTCAAAATCTGTAAAATAA
- a CDS encoding DEAD/DEAH box helicase, translating into MEKKFRGEIPFWLKNKKNNLVYICSSNRNIDDYFFVLKDFYKGKILRIKKENEAGELKKYNYDLLELINSNEKFIILISLDYFLEDYYSEANSIFIEKGKNLDIKDLEEKLIDAGFEKTYMLTQRKEYSIRGDILDIFNINQDNPVRIEFFGNEVDRIAYFDINSQLSIEKKDSIELYIDNNKNKKDLFSLMSMNKNKIEYYYENNDILQAKIKRLINENLDREEDILSKIAELSKIGIQIEIQKFSEEELKQFEVIDRVKKLSKNTKITIYSEEATRYKEIFKDYSVKFEKYPLFEGYKTDDKLILTDREIKGIRVKRERIEKKALRYKAVDEIKEQDYVIHENFGVGIFLGLENIDGQDYLKIKYADEDKLYVPVDSINKIEKYINISDIIPEIYKLGRKGFKRKKAKLSEDIEIFAKEIIKIQAKRNLGNGFKFSKDTVMQEEFEETFPFTETPAQLKAIEDVKRDMESGKVMDRLICGDVGFGKTEVAIRTTFKAVMDSKQVILLVPTTVLAEQHYERFSERFKNYPVHIEILSRVQSKKEQTESLKRIENGSADLVIGTHRLLSDDIKFKDVGLLIIDEEQKFGVKAKEKLKKIKGDLDVLTLTATPIPRTLNLSLLGIRDLSVIDTSPEGRQKIQTEYIDNNKNLIRDIILSEISREGQVFYIFNSVKRMESKVKEIRELLPEYIKVSYIHGQMLPRDIKKNIQEFENGNVDVLVATTIIENGIDIENANTMIIEGVEKLGLSQVYQLRGRIGRSTKKSYCYMLMNENKTKNAKKREESIREFDNLTGIDLAMEDSKIRGVGEILGEKQHGAVETFGYNLYMKMLNEEILKLKGEAEEELDEVDIELNFPRFLPDSYIEKNEKVKIYKRALALKNLDELDNLYSELEDRFGKIKSEAKGFFEFIKIRIIARDLGITTIKQDKENKDRILINFNEKKINVDKIIYLLSNKKIMYSKFTRTIGYNGDIFEFFKLYSS; encoded by the coding sequence ATGGAAAAAAAATTTCGGGGGGAAATCCCATTTTGGTTGAAGAATAAGAAAAATAATCTTGTATATATCTGTTCCTCTAACAGAAATATAGATGATTATTTTTTTGTGTTAAAAGATTTTTATAAGGGAAAAATTCTTAGAATAAAAAAAGAAAATGAAGCTGGAGAACTAAAAAAATATAATTATGATTTATTAGAGCTCATAAATTCAAATGAAAAATTTATAATTCTTATCTCTTTAGACTATTTTTTGGAAGATTATTACTCAGAGGCTAATAGCATTTTCATTGAAAAAGGAAAAAATCTTGATATCAAAGACTTAGAAGAAAAATTAATTGATGCAGGTTTTGAAAAAACATATATGCTTACACAAAGAAAAGAATATTCTATAAGAGGAGATATTTTAGATATATTTAATATCAATCAAGATAATCCTGTGAGAATAGAATTTTTTGGAAATGAAGTTGATAGAATAGCATATTTTGATATAAATTCTCAATTAAGTATAGAAAAAAAAGATAGTATAGAATTGTATATAGACAATAATAAAAATAAAAAAGATTTATTCTCTCTTATGTCTATGAACAAAAATAAAATAGAATATTACTATGAAAATAATGATATATTACAAGCTAAAATTAAAAGACTTATAAATGAAAATTTAGATAGGGAAGAAGATATTTTATCTAAGATAGCTGAACTTTCTAAAATAGGTATACAGATAGAAATACAAAAATTTTCAGAAGAAGAATTAAAACAGTTTGAAGTTATAGATAGAGTTAAAAAGTTATCTAAGAATACAAAAATTACAATTTATTCAGAGGAAGCTACTAGATACAAAGAAATATTCAAGGACTATTCTGTTAAATTTGAAAAATATCCACTTTTTGAAGGATATAAAACAGATGATAAATTGATACTGACAGATAGAGAAATTAAGGGTATCAGAGTAAAAAGAGAAAGAATAGAAAAGAAAGCACTAAGGTATAAAGCAGTTGATGAGATAAAAGAGCAAGATTATGTAATCCACGAAAATTTTGGGGTGGGAATATTTTTAGGCTTAGAAAATATTGATGGTCAGGATTACTTAAAAATAAAATATGCAGATGAAGATAAATTATATGTTCCTGTTGATAGTATTAATAAGATAGAAAAGTATATAAATATTTCTGATATTATACCTGAAATCTATAAATTAGGTAGAAAAGGTTTTAAAAGAAAGAAAGCTAAATTAAGTGAAGATATAGAAATTTTTGCTAAGGAAATTATAAAAATTCAAGCTAAAAGAAATTTAGGAAATGGTTTTAAATTTTCAAAAGATACTGTTATGCAAGAAGAATTTGAAGAAACTTTTCCATTTACAGAAACACCTGCACAATTAAAAGCCATTGAAGATGTAAAAAGAGATATGGAGTCTGGAAAAGTTATGGATAGACTTATATGTGGAGATGTGGGCTTTGGGAAGACAGAGGTTGCTATAAGGACGACTTTTAAAGCAGTTATGGACAGTAAACAAGTAATTCTTTTAGTGCCTACAACAGTTTTAGCAGAACAACATTATGAAAGATTCAGTGAAAGATTTAAAAATTATCCAGTACATATAGAGATTTTAAGTAGGGTTCAATCTAAAAAAGAGCAAACAGAAAGTCTTAAAAGAATTGAAAATGGTTCAGCAGATTTAGTGATTGGAACTCATAGACTATTATCAGATGATATAAAATTCAAAGATGTAGGACTTCTTATAATAGATGAAGAGCAAAAGTTTGGAGTTAAAGCAAAAGAGAAATTAAAAAAGATTAAAGGTGATTTAGATGTTTTAACTTTAACAGCCACTCCTATTCCTAGAACTTTAAACTTATCTTTATTAGGAATTAGAGATTTATCTGTTATAGATACTTCCCCAGAAGGAAGACAGAAAATTCAAACAGAGTATATAGACAATAATAAAAATTTAATTAGAGATATAATCCTTTCTGAAATTTCAAGAGAAGGACAAGTTTTTTATATCTTTAATTCTGTAAAAAGAATGGAAAGTAAGGTAAAAGAAATAAGAGAACTATTGCCAGAATATATTAAAGTTAGTTATATTCATGGACAAATGTTACCAAGAGATATTAAAAAGAATATTCAAGAATTTGAAAATGGTAATGTAGATGTTTTAGTTGCAACAACTATTATAGAAAATGGTATAGATATAGAAAATGCTAATACTATGATAATTGAAGGAGTTGAAAAGTTAGGTCTATCACAAGTTTATCAATTAAGAGGAAGAATAGGTAGAAGTACTAAAAAAAGTTACTGCTATATGCTTATGAACGAAAATAAAACTAAAAATGCTAAGAAAAGAGAAGAAAGCATAAGAGAATTTGATAATTTAACAGGTATAGATTTAGCAATGGAAGATTCAAAAATAAGAGGTGTTGGAGAGATTTTAGGAGAGAAACAACATGGGGCAGTTGAAACTTTTGGTTATAATCTATATATGAAGATGTTAAATGAAGAAATTTTAAAATTAAAAGGAGAAGCCGAAGAAGAACTTGATGAAGTTGATATTGAGCTTAATTTCCCAAGATTTTTACCAGATAGCTATATAGAAAAAAATGAAAAGGTAAAAATATATAAAAGAGCTTTAGCTTTAAAAAATTTAGATGAGTTAGACAATTTATATAGTGAGTTAGAAGATAGATTTGGAAAAATTAAATCTGAGGCAAAAGGATTCTTTGAATTTATAAAAATAAGAATAATAGCAAGAGATTTAGGAATTACAACTATAAAACAAGATAAAGAAAATAAAGATAGAATTTTAATTAATTTTAATGAAAAGAAAATAAATGTGGATAAAATTATTTACTTATTAAGTAATAAGAAAATAATGTATTCAAAATTTACTAGAACTATTGGATATAATGGAGATATTTTTGAATTTTTTAAATTATATTCATCATAA
- the brnQ gene encoding branched-chain amino acid transport system II carrier protein, with translation MYNMMDVITAGFALFAMLFGAGNLIFPPMLGYELGNSWGIASFAFILTGVGIPLMGIIASANAGKSLDSFSDKVSPLFAKFYGIALILSIGPLLALPRTGATAYEVTFYHAGFTTSIWKYVYLGIYFLLALLFSLKSSKVVDRVGKILTPILLIVLFIILVKGVFFNDLPIVEKIYELPFKKGFTEGYQTMDALAAIVFSTVILNAIRGKAELTPKQEFSYLLKVGLIAAAGLAIVYAGLGYIGASFGDLDLVAGAEKTDLLVKISINLLGKIGYLILAICVAGACLTTSIGLIVTVAEYFSSFMKISYEKLVVITTIIGFLFAIFGVNKIVIISVPILVFLYPISIALIILNFFHIKNANVFKGVVLTSGLIGLYEGISITGIIMPEIFNNIYNSLPLVNLGLPWLVPALIVGFCCYFIKDGGKNG, from the coding sequence ATGTATAATATGATGGATGTTATCACAGCGGGGTTTGCCCTATTTGCAATGTTATTTGGAGCAGGAAATTTAATATTCCCTCCTATGTTAGGATATGAATTAGGTAATAGTTGGGGAATAGCATCATTTGCATTTATTCTAACAGGAGTTGGAATTCCTCTTATGGGAATTATTGCTTCAGCTAATGCAGGTAAAAGTTTAGACAGTTTTTCAGATAAAGTTTCACCTTTATTTGCAAAATTTTATGGAATAGCACTTATTTTATCAATAGGACCACTTTTAGCACTGCCAAGAACAGGAGCAACAGCTTATGAAGTTACTTTTTATCATGCAGGATTTACAACTTCAATTTGGAAATATGTCTATTTAGGAATTTATTTCTTATTAGCGTTATTATTTTCATTGAAATCATCAAAAGTTGTTGATAGAGTAGGTAAAATTTTAACACCTATACTTTTAATAGTTTTATTTATAATTTTAGTTAAAGGTGTATTTTTTAATGATTTACCAATTGTTGAAAAGATTTATGAATTACCATTTAAAAAAGGTTTCACAGAAGGTTATCAAACAATGGATGCTTTAGCAGCAATAGTTTTCTCAACAGTTATCTTAAATGCTATAAGAGGGAAAGCTGAACTTACTCCTAAACAAGAATTTTCATATTTATTAAAGGTTGGATTAATTGCAGCAGCAGGACTTGCAATAGTTTATGCAGGACTTGGTTATATAGGAGCAAGTTTTGGTGATTTAGATTTAGTTGCAGGAGCAGAAAAAACAGATTTACTTGTAAAAATATCAATAAATCTTTTAGGAAAAATTGGATATTTAATATTGGCTATCTGTGTTGCAGGAGCTTGTCTTACAACTTCAATAGGACTTATAGTTACTGTTGCAGAATATTTTAGTAGCTTTATGAAAATATCTTATGAAAAATTAGTAGTAATAACAACAATAATAGGTTTCCTATTTGCAATATTTGGTGTTAATAAGATAGTTATTATATCAGTTCCAATTTTGGTATTCCTATATCCAATAAGTATTGCCTTAATAATTTTGAATTTCTTTCATATAAAAAATGCTAATGTGTTTAAAGGAGTTGTATTAACATCAGGACTTATTGGACTATATGAAGGAATTTCTATAACTGGAATAATTATGCCAGAAATATTTAATAATATTTATAATTCACTACCACTTGTAAATTTAGGTTTACCATGGTTAGTGCCAGCTTTAATAGTTGGATTTTGTTGTTATTTTATAAAAGATGGAGGAAAAAATGGCTAA